ttactATGAGGGTCTTAGATATTCATCATCGACCGTCCTCTAGCTttcaggttttttttttttttaatttatttttttttttaatctaaatttttttaccaGATTTGATTAATACCCATTGCTTTTGAGTCCACATAATAATGTCACAAAATATTTTCAGATAAAAAAAGCCCTAATTTCCGcagattttttctttcattatccACAAAATCTGTAGATACACCCCACTTCAATTCTTTCATCATTAATGtcattctaaattttttataaaaaatattattttaataaattttattttaattaaaaattaagaatcgaAGAAGTAatcttgaaattttttaaatttattaaaatatatttaagattaattttataaatgctattttaataagttatatatatatatataaaatttccaGACGAGAATAAATCAATAGAAAttagttttataatataaaaaaattaaacaatttgattaacagtaatatttttattattattatttgtcctTAGATTaatatgcaatattaggttggaataaaatgttaatatagattaagataatttattatattttttaaaaatatgagtttgtaatattatattttagaaaataaaattattattttattttatttttgttgacCATCCAattattatgataatatttGTAACCGACGAGGAAAatgataaaagaattaaaaactcattaaatgcCATTCATGACTTTCTggccaaaaataaaataataatttccataatttatgaataatccatccttatctttttttgatttttatctatttattttagcCAACCATTAACTTAATGAAAAAGAAATGCTGGCATTTTCTAtttcttaataaataatattatatatataagaaagaaaaaaaaatcaagaaattaattAGACTCTTGTGATGCTATAATAAAATGATTAGATTTTGGTCTACATTTGTTACACACAAAGAAAACCCATTAGTCTCTCCTGGAGAGTGAGGAGAGACAACATATATTCATTACAAATTTCTTTACCAAACACTGTCAACAAacctcaaaaagaaaaattaagttaaaattacaaaaaagaaaagggaaaaaaaaaaaagaaaagaattataCTAGCCAGGCCCAGCAATCCCATCCCATGTACAAAACCCACCAACTCCTTGCTATTgtaaagaaaatattataaaggaaaaagaaaatgaaggaaAAAAGAGGATCACCTTTTCTTCAAAAATGGTATTAAATCTTCAAGGTGATTTCCTATTTTGTAAGCCAATATCATTGTGTCTCCTTGAAGGGCCAGAAGTGGGAATTGGTAAATGTCTGGGCAAGAAATTGAAGAAATGGCCTTTGTACTGCTGAGACTTGGGGACGTTGATATTGAAAACGTTGGTGGTTCTTGATGCATGAGAATaaccaagaaagaaaatgaacaaGAATAAGATCCAAAGGAATAGAATTAAGGGTCTTGAACATTGAATCTTCATGGAAAAAGAAAACTGACACAGCTGCTGATGATCACacagatgaagaagaagaagaagaggtacTAGATAGAGTGCTCGTGGGTTGTTTTGATGAGAAAAAGGTGGTGATGAAAGCAGGAAAGGTGGCGAATTGAATTCAGAGTTAAGTTTGTGTGTAGaagatgagagagagagagagttttaaaagaaatgaGATGGTTCCACAAGTAGAAGCTAGAAGTAGAAGTAGTGATGTGGAGGGCAGAAAGTTGAGAACCAAAAAGGGTTGATAAAAAGCTTTTGAATGGGTCTTATggagataaaagaaaagaaagaaaagatgtaaaagcaagaagaagaggaagaacaatGAGCAGGAAGAAAAgagattttctttctttctttctttctttcctttctttgtCAAATggcaagaaaagaaaagcaaggaaaaataaaaaaagagaaaaggaagaaatgaaGGGAAGGGAAGGTTGTGTAATGTCATCTTTTCTTGTGGTTAGGTGAGTGTTTGGTCCCACCACCCATTAATGCCCCACAATAATAAGGAATAACAACTGTTGCTTCAGGCATCCACAACAGGAAAGCTTGTATAGTCTGTTTGTAATTGAAAAAACAACtttttacaaattattttttttaattacatctAAATTAGTGTTTTTCATGTATGTATTTGTATTGAATTTGATAATCAGAATGAATATTATATGCATGGAACTTTTGCCGAGGGACAAGAGTGTGTATGTGGAAGAAcagtaagttaaaaaaaaatctgacaAGCTTTTTCATCTACATGTACACGTACAATTACCTTTATTCCTTTATTCTCAGTCTCCATCACCATACTGTTTCAACCTTTTTACAAGGTAGATGGTGAGAGATGGAAGGATTGGGAGGCCAATGTAAAGGGTGGAGCTTCATTTAATTGTAGTGTATGAGAAAAGGGTGCAAGGAGTTCGTAGGAAGGTTCCCCAtcagatttttttctttttggatgAAAAGGCCACCTAAGTTTTCAATGTTCAATGGAAAATGCTAGCAGGAGcaataaatttttgtaaattttagtCTATGGTTTTGAATTACTGCTAATATTGATGACTTTGTTTGGAAGTTAGAcaagtattaaattttattttccaaaCAATATTGTCTTGTTTTGAATCTCAATTAAAATTGACTACattcaaaattatatatttttgtattGTTTAAACATTTTGACACTTAGAAAAATGGGttagtgaaaaatattttttttatcaacaaaaAGTTAAGATAGTTTTTCAACCCTTTTGCTTCCAAAACTCATAATTTGACATTGAAGATGTTTTCTAGAGGTTGAAGTTTCTGTATTAATGAGTTGATTGAATAtttattctcttctttttcttgatctaaaaaaataatccaTTTCTAGAAACTCCCATATTTTCTACTTTGTGGAAAATAATTATCATGGGTTCATctcacttctttttttttttttttctaagctggaagaaaattgaaggaaaataGATTTGtgtttagggtttatgttgaaaTGGGTCCCATGAGATTCAATAAGTAGAAACCCAGGCCCATTGTGAGTTTGGCCTCAActtggtctttttttttttaataacaatataaataattattatttacaatttaaaattatgactaaattttaataataatataaataattttcttcatataaaaaaaatatccctataataatatacataattttcttcatataaaaaaaataccccTTTGCCCTTTTCCGTTGAAAAGGAGTGGGTGACACTTACCTTCCAAAATTTAACTACCATTTCATTTGattggtttgatttaaaattgaatcaaattgaataaattaaaaattaaattttagtacttttaaaatttgaatcgcattaattttattgagaaattaaatcgaattaaatcaatcagttcgattcgattcgattcagttcgatttgatcaatttctatttttaataaatttttttttacactttatttttaatattttaaaatttaattaaaccattttaatcttaatataatttaatctctctgcattattgaaaataatatattattatcataaatcaattcgatttaatttttaaaatttttttaattaaaatgaataaaaataaaaaaataaaatttttaaaattaaaaatcaaatcaaaataaataaaaaattaaattaaaattttaaattaaatcaattcaattaattttttaatttgaattcaaatgcTACTCACTCTTAACCGTTACTCATATTTACGAAATAAAATGCAAATTGGATAATTACAAAATATTtcaattgttttttttattgaaaaaataagaaattaaattggTGAAATTAGAACCTTGACCCAATATAAAAGTTCATACCCTACTACTGAATTAAAACAtgagttaaaatataaaatttaaagaatttataATTGTCTGAATTAAGActttctctttacttttaaaAGGTCACCATGTCCTTCCAAAGGTACATATGTATAATTAGGAATAGTACAGCAAAAGTAGCAGAGATTGGATTAAAGCCTTCTAAGACTGCCCCTCTGATTTGACAGTGTTGGACAAATTTAGAACTCTCTGCTACTCCTTGTTGTATGGGGTAAACCAAAACATGAAAAAAGgtggaaaattattatttttattcctttttcagctttttcttatctgtaaaattgtttttttttttaaaaaaaaggcaAAAGATTGATTATATCGGGCCGGCCAGAGTACTATGTTGGATCAAAATCCAAACCGATGTTTCAATTCTATGATTAGAGTTTGagagataaaaaattatatgtaatgtaatttaatttattttacatacACAATAAATAAAGATATGCATGTGTTATTTCACATTGATTTGCagcataaatttattataaaatataaaagttaagtaattttatttatttgaattaattttttaaatggaattaaatcgattttataaatttaatattagataTAGACTTCATCAATTGTTCCTTTTTgaggtaaaattaaatttaattcattttatatgaTTTGAGTGatccgaaatttttaaaattaaaaattaaactaaattaaaataaataaataaattaaactaaatttttaaattaattcgatttaatacaaataaataattttttaaatcattaataatattttagttttaaagttaaaatattttatatcattTGAGATTCTCACATTATCACTTCCCTCGAAATTAATTACCAAGAAAATACTTATTTAAATCAATATTATATATGATTtaagatataataattataataaaactcaTACCACAcccatatatttatttaattaatattttaaatgtgtGTTCTTTATCTCTcatacttaaaatttattttttatacttttaagaagatttaaatttaaatttcttcatttatttatttaatatattcactttcataattaaaaaaaaatattatatcttaTTTggtaattcattaattatactctattattatcttttatttttatattaaaatttttatatatatataattgattggACAGCATTACTCCTACCactaaggggaaaaaaaaaaaaatcatgtccactagtaGTGCGTTAGTGACATAATAGGCACAAATAGATATGGCatcttacattttaaaaataaaaaatatatatatgttttgaaattaaaaaggaaataataTTGTTAATATTTAAGATTCAAAAAGCATTCAGAAATCAGCTCGcacataaaatatatatatatttttttgcagacaattattttaatataagttATAAACTCTTGATgttcattaaattatttttaaaaaataaaaattgaaaaagtacACTTGTCTATATATTAGAATAATGGGTGGGAATCGGATTATATTTGCCATTTACAGTGaccttaaaattattattagttttTGACCCTTttattcttgattttttttagcaataattataaaaaaatattgataaaagGCAAATTAAGTGATATGAACAAAGTAGAGAAGCAAGTCCAGAtaagaaatttgaaaaattaggaAAATTGGAGTTTGAAACGGCAAATAAATTGACGTATGGATCACATTCGCTTAACCTAATTTGACTTTGAGAAGATCAAATAGATTAGGTTTGGCGAAAATGCTTGATTAATTCTAATTAAACCCGCAAGTCTTTCTTACTCATCGCTGCTACTACGTAGTAATAATTAGGAGTTACTGCTCAACTACATTTTTTCCCTTGTATTTATTAGAGCAAATTCAACTATTTACTCATTATTAACCATGAGAAGCCTTCAATGATGTAAAAACCCATCGATTTCAATCTCAATGGGGCATTGCATGTCAcatcatattaatttataaatataattaaatattattcgtGTATTTAATTAgtctaatataatattataaaaatattttaatttaaatagtagTGGATTTATTATGGTCGAAATTTATATTGAATGTATATGATTTCAATTATAGTTATGATAAGAATTAAACTTGTGAAGCTTCTATTGCAATTCTAATTTGGAATCAGAAATAATGGAATTCAATCTAATTATTAAAATGAAATGATTGAAGATAAAACGTGAAAAAATGATggtaactttaaaaaaaaaaattatgggtaATAATTAGTATAGGGGAAATGCTTTCGGTGGTATTGGAACTGTAATCATAACTCTTACCGTGGGGTTATTGTCATATGATTATATCTCTCGGGCCTTTGTCTCCTCTTTCACACGTACTCCAGCTTAACCTTCATCCATTTGCAGACTCTGTCTAAATATGATGCCTTCGATTGGATGAGAGCTTTttcacctttttttttattattattatttcaaacaaatttttttaatcgaacaataataataatttatttaatttaataaaattcaaaatataaatattttacttttaaaagataaaatcaagtaagtattaattttaatataataaaatatttaaaaaatactttattaaattattgaatttaaaaaaaaagtttacgttttaattttaatataattttatgataatttacCCATTTTAGAATTGTAAATTACAAAAGTGCCCCTTCCACACAAtgatttttctcttttctttgtctACTCAACGTACAAACCCTGCAATCGGACGGACCAACCAATCCTATCGTGGACCCCTCACCATCCACACGTTCCCCTCCTCCATTATACGCATTTATTTCAATACACCATCCTCCACCCGTGCACCTTTCATCGATCCATCATTGAAAATCACACATCTATTAATCCAACGGTTCTCCTTTAATGAGATACAGTCCACAAATTACACGCGCAAGCACATAGAAAAAGATTCCCCCCCTCCGCCAACTAAAGAAGCAAACCTTCATTTGACCAAAGACCAAAGCCAAACACGAATATTACTAAAATAACATTAAATTCCATGTGAGAAAGTAAATGCTTACGTCATTATACCTTtgactctctctctttcttctttaaaCCCACCCCACCTCTCTGttcctccacctccaccttcgCCCTTTCTCTCTTCCACTCTCTGCTTTCTCTGTACTTGCTCGCCGAATTTCTCTCTTGCCGAACCAAACAATGGTCTGGGATGATTTGCATATAACGATTCCTAGCTTTTTCCGGTGTCCGATATCACTGGACGTCATGAAATCCCCAGTCAGTCTCTGTACTGGAGTCACCTACGACCGCACTAGCATCCAGCGGTGGCTCGACAATGGAAATAACACTTGCCCTTTAACCATGCAGGTCCTCAGGAGCAAAGAGTTCGTCCCCAACCATAACTTACAGCGACTCATCAAGATCTGGTCCGACTCGGTTCAGCACCACAGCAGCCATCGAGTTGACTCAGCAACTAATTCAGTTCCTTCGCAGGATGAAATCAAGTGCATAGTTAAGGACATTGAAACGAAGAAAGAACCGGATCGCTGTTGTTTCGATTCTTTATCGAAAATTCTGTGTTTCGCTGAAGAATCGGTGGAGAATCGGGAATTTCTAGCAAAATTGGACGGATTCTTGCCAATGCTTGTTGATTTTCTCGGCGATAATAAAAGTGTTGACTTCATTGAGCAAGTAATCAGGGTTCTAGAATTGATCTTAATCAAAATCGGGGTCAATAAGCAGTTAATGACATTGCTACTGAAGAACAAAAATGTCGATTGCTTGTCCTCGCTCCTTCTCGTTCTTCAACAAGGAAGGAGCGTACACTCGAGGATCGGATCTGTCAGAATTCTAGAATCGATCGCCACGGATACAGAATCGAATTTGCTAATCGCCGAAAAAGATGGATTACTTTCCGAATTACTAAAATCAATCGGTCTAGAAACCGATCCGAGCTTGATCGAAGCGAGCTTATCATGTCTAATTGCGATTTCAAAGTCGAGACGTGTCAAAGTGAAGCTAGTCCATCTCAAATCAATTCCAAAATTGAAGAGCATTCTAACGGCAGAGCCAAACAAAGGAGCTTCAAACTCGATCACAGAGAAGGCGTTGAAGCTGCTCGAAACGGTGTCGTCCTGTAAGGAGGGAAGAGTAGAGATGTGCAGTGACGCAGCGTGCATAGAAGCAGTGGTTCAGAAAGTGTTCAAAGTATCAGTAGAGGCGACGGAACACGCAGTGACGATACTATGGAGCGTATGTTATTTGTTTAGAGACGGGAAGGCGAGAGAGGCGGTGGCGAATAGTAATGGGTTGACGAAAATATTGTTGCTGATGCAGAGTAATTGCTCGCCGGCGGTGAGGCAGATGTCGACCGATTTGTTAAAGATTTTTAAGGTGAATTCCAAGTCTTGCCTTTCCAGTTATGACACCAAGACGACTCATATTATGCCCTTTTGATTCCATGCGTCATGGGATGGGATATATGCTAAAATTTCACTTTtcctttaaatttttctttcttttctgtgCAAGAAATTGAGAGATAGTGAATATAGAGAAACAGATTGTAaatctgaaaggaaaaagattTTGTTAGTGAATATAAGAGAGAATCAAATTCGTatgatttctttttgtttgcTCTGTAAATCAAAAGCGAAAACATAGAGAAATTTGAGTAGAAATACAAAAATCAATACAAGTTGTTATTGTTCTTTGCTCAAGTTGTGTTGAATTTTGCCTTTTTCTTTATCTGTTCAGTATCAGACTTTCGTTTTCTTGGATTAGATTCATTGGTTCTGTCACGTTCATCAtatattcatattaaaatttaatataagggGTTGACACCCAATTTGAGTCCAAATCTAAATATGATAAATTGGACTAATTATTGATAAAGAAATAACTGAACTTTAAATACCACTTGTGTAGTTCTACATTACGTAGTATTTAATCTCCAACTCTAATATATCAAGTAAATTGATCATATATCAATAGTGAGAAAGAGAAACACCTCTCTAAAAGATCTACAGAGAAAGCGCTCTTAAGTGCCTCATTCTGTCATTTTCCTCTTGAATTTCACCGAGCTCTTGTCTGTTGGCTTCCTTTACCCTTCTGAGGAGAGGAAGCCATGATTCAGTTTTGCTCTTAGGAAGGTTGTCTTCTCCACGGCCTTCTGATTGGTGTATATTGATTTGCAATGGTCAGTGGAATAGGTACCGAAACTTTTCAACCTTGATGCGGCCCTTCTATGGTTACATGAGACTACAACTGCCATGGCGCTGATAAACTTCTTGGACTCtttaataataaagaaagaTTGATCATggtataatttgaaattaaaatgagtctaatttaaaataatttcttgaaaatttaataattaaattaaattaaaattcatctcAAACTTATGACTAGATAGAAAATTAAGGAGACAACTCTAATATTcctgattttaaattgaaaccaGTTCAAATAAGACTGGTGCCTACCCCCAAGCTATAGTATATTAAAATCAACTGTGTTGAATATATGATCTGGCATTGCAATTCAAAGAAAGACACAAACTTTGACTATAAAACCGACTTTGTATCAATAGAAGAAGAAGCAAGTAAACAAACAAAGAAATTTCAAAGTAACTAGAGTAAGACAGAGAGACAAAGTGCCGCACTTgttgattaattaaaattttgtttggTTACAGAAAGGAATGAGAAGGACTGGAATCACAATCCCAAAAGAAATCTcttaaaaagagagaaagatTAAGATACACACAAACATGAGGTTTGACCATTCTCATGAACACCAATCTCAATCTTAATCTTAATTAAAACCCACTTAAAAACAATACCCAATTCTTGTTTTTTTCTTGTTGTGGGCTTAAAACAGCAAAGGATTGGTTGCTATATGCATATAAAAAGTTGGGAAAGGATGGTTCTCTAAGCACTTAGAGTTAGgtccttttccttttttcaaGCTTTATGCATTGGTGGGGGTGGGTTTAATTTTATACTTAGATTGACTATAAGAGAAgtggattaattaataattaaatttgattaattagCATTTAAAGAAGTGATTAAGAAATGGGTGTTTGATATTTGGAGGGTTGCAAATTGTTGATTGTTGTTTAGTGGAGATGTGACTATTCTTGATGGGGTGGTGATGTTGGGTCAAAATGAACATCTCATGTGAACTTTgctttttaatatttgattgaTGATGAAATAGCTTCTTGTATTCTTTAGTATTTGTATTGTACCTCTTGAATCAAATTAAAGCTAATGGGTATTGGATTTTCTAAGTGGGACTTTACATCATCATCACCAccattcataaaaaatatatattatatttataatttaaaaaaaattatgtatttttgaGGTTGATAGAATCCTAAAATAGGGCTTCATTGAGGATTCTTTGATGTTGCTAAAAAgagtgttttaaatattttaattagaagTTATTAAAAATgattctaaattaaatttaatattttttaattgtacaactttaaaaataaatagtattctaaaaaaaatacttttccaattttaattaaatattgaattttaaaaaaattaatatttcaattttaattaattttatctaaatttaaattcaaattaggTCAATTGTGCTTGGATACCAGACTAAATCATGGTCATCTCTACTCACATGATGTCTTGTTTTGTTTTTGATTTCTTGGATGTCTCTCTCAACAAGGATTGAAAGAAACAAGTGATGTTAAATCACTTAATGATTTGGGCTTGTTTGTTTTTCTTGTTCCTTTGCCTTCTTGctaatatataaaagaaaaagatagaAAGCTAGctgtaaatataaattttatttttgatattttaaataattaataattttttttatataatttaattaataaattttattgttattttttttaatttttttataatgatataAGAAATCACTCAActatttatcttttattattattattattattattattattattattatgtaaattCAGTTtacaaattataattaaatcaagACAATATAATGTAAATATAGACGTGTTATATAAATTAGTTgttaaattattagaaaaagtTCATTGTAAATTGTCTTTTTTGATTGacttaattattaaaaactcttcaaattttattttattttattttttagccattttaattttaaatttttactatcATTAAATATAGTTTACTTAACCCAGtaataaatagttaaataaataagtaaattaactgaaatttaaataaaaaagcaaaatcatatattaattttaattaataaataaataatagggTGTCGTGCAGTATTcaattcaaatcgaaaaaaaaaataaattgaattaatttaaaaattcaatttgattttttatttatttcgattcgatttgatttttaatttcaaaaattttgattattttgatttagtttaattttaatcagaaaaagaataaaaaaattaaactgaactgattagtaataatagtatattatttttgataatataaaattattatattataattaaagttgaaatattttaat
This genomic interval from Manihot esculenta cultivar AM560-2 chromosome 12, M.esculenta_v8, whole genome shotgun sequence contains the following:
- the LOC110627293 gene encoding U-box domain-containing protein 28, yielding MVWDDLHITIPSFFRCPISLDVMKSPVSLCTGVTYDRTSIQRWLDNGNNTCPLTMQVLRSKEFVPNHNLQRLIKIWSDSVQHHSSHRVDSATNSVPSQDEIKCIVKDIETKKEPDRCCFDSLSKILCFAEESVENREFLAKLDGFLPMLVDFLGDNKSVDFIEQVIRVLELILIKIGVNKQLMTLLLKNKNVDCLSSLLLVLQQGRSVHSRIGSVRILESIATDTESNLLIAEKDGLLSELLKSIGLETDPSLIEASLSCLIAISKSRRVKVKLVHLKSIPKLKSILTAEPNKGASNSITEKALKLLETVSSCKEGRVEMCSDAACIEAVVQKVFKVSVEATEHAVTILWSVCYLFRDGKAREAVANSNGLTKILLLMQSNCSPAVRQMSTDLLKIFKVNSKSCLSSYDTKTTHIMPF